GAAGCCTCCATTCTCTTCTCTTGGCTCCACAGCTCCACTTCCCCACCACCGTCGTCTTTCTCCAACTGGAACATACTTGACACCAACCCATGTAATTGGACGTCCATAACATGCTCCCCACAAGGGTTAGTCACCGAAATTAGTATACATTCTGTTCAGCTCGAGCTTCCATTGCCTTCCAATCTCTCTTCCTTTCGCGCTCTTCATAAACTGGTTATATCTGATGCCAATCTCACCGGAACCGTCCCAGCTGAGATTGGTGATTGCATTGGACTTGAAACCATAGACCTTGGATCAAATAGTCTTTTTGGCTCAATCCCTCCAAGCATAGGCAATCTCCAAAACCTCGAGGACTTGATATTGAACTCCAACAAACTCACTGGGAAAATCCCAGTTGAGCTATGCAGCTGCACAAGGCTAAAAAACCTCCTGCTTTTCGATAATCTGCTAGGCGGGTCAATCCCCTCCGAGATTGGCAGATTGTCGAGCCTTGAAATTTTACGAACAGGCGGAAACAAGGACGTTACTGGGAAAATCCCTGATGAGCTTGGAGACTGCAGCAATTTGACAGTGTTGGGGCTGGCTGATACCAGAATTTCAGGCTCTTTACCGGCCTCATTAGGTGGGCTTAGCAAGCTTCAGACTTTGTCAATCTACACTACAATGGTCTCTGGTGAAATACCTTCTGAAATAGGTAACTGCTCTGAGCTTGTAAACTTGTTTCTTTATGAAAATAGCCTCTCTGGTTCAATACCGCCAGAGCTTGGTAAGCTTAAAAAACTAGAGCAGTTAATGTTGTGGCAGAATAGTCTTGTTGGGGTGATCCCAGAAGAAATTGGCAATTGCAGTAGCTTGAAAATGATTGATATATCATTGAATTCTCTATCCGGAACCATACCTTTAACTTTAGGTGGCCTTTCGGAGCTTCAAGATTTCATGATTAGTAATAACAATGTGTCCGGGTTCATACCGTCAAATCTTTCCAATGCTACAAATCTTTTACAGTTACAATTTGATACAAATCAGATCTCAGGTTTGATCCCACCAGAGCTTGGGATGTTGTCAAATCTCACGGTGTTCTTTGCTTGGGATAACCAGCTTGAAGGAAGCATTCCTTCCACTTTGGATAGTTGTAGAAATCTCGAAGCACTAGATTTATCTCACAATGCACTCACAGGTAGTATTCCTCCTGGCCTGTTTCAGCTCCAAAACCTCACAAAGCTGCTCTTGATTTCCAATGATATTTCGGGTTCAATACCACCAGAAATTGGCAATTGCAGTTCTCTCGTGAGGCTACGGCTTGGAAGCAACAGGATAGCTGGTGGGATTCCTAACACAATAGGTAATCTCAGGAGATTAAATTTTCTTGATCTGGCTGGAAATCGTCTTTCTGGGTCGGTGCCTGATGAGATTGGAAGTTGTACAGAATTGCAAATGATAGACCTCAGCAACAACATTTTAGAAGGTCCTACACCTAATTCATTTTCATCTCTATCCGGGCTCCAGGTCTTGGATATttcgtccaacaaaatttccgGTCAGATTCCAGCAAGCTTCGGTCGTCTTGTTTCCTTAAACAAACTCATTCTAAGTAGGAATTCATTCTCTGGATTGATTCCTCCATCTCTCGGTCTTTGTTCAAGTCTCCAATTGCTTGATCTCAGCAACAATGAGCTTACAGGTGGAATCCCGACGGAACTGGGTCGGATTGAAGCTCTCGAAATCGCTCTCAATCTCAGTTACAATGGACTCACTGGTCCAATCCCGACTCAGATATCTGCTCTCAATAAACTTTCCATCCTAGACCTTTCTCATAACAAGCTAGAGGGGGATTTGAATCCACTTTCTGGGCTTGTGAATCTTGTTTCGCTCAATATCTCCTACAATAACTTTACTGGTTATCTTCCTGACAACAAGCTTTTTCGGCAATTATCACTAATGGATCTAGCTGGAAACCAAGGACTCTGTTCTTCGAGACACGACTCATGTTTCTTGGGCGATGTTGGCAGGACAGGACTAGCAAGAAATGAGGATGATCTGAGGCGGTCGCGGAAACTTAAACTAGCAATTGCCTTGCTGATCACCCTGACAGTGGCAATGCTGGTTATGGGCATGACTGCAGTCATAAGGGCACGAAGAAGCATCAGAAATGATGATGACTCGGAATTGGGAGACTTATGGCCATGGCAATTCACTCCATTCCAGAAACTAAGTTTCTCTGTAGACCAAGTGCTGAGATGCTTAATAGATGCCAACGTGATTGGAAAAGGGTGTTCTGGGGTCGTTTATCGAGCCGATATGGACAACGGTGAAGTGATTGCAGTGAAAAAGCTCTGGCCTTCGACAACTGCTGGAGCCGACGACTGTAATGACGATAAATGTGGAGTTCGTGATTCCTTCTCTGCAGAGGTGAAAACCCTTGGCTCAATCCGTCATAAGAACATTGTCAGGTTCCTGGGCTGCTGTTGGAATCGAAACACAAGGTTGCTCATGTATGATTATATGCCTAATGGAAGCCTGGGAAGTCTACTCCATGAGAGGACAGGAAATGCCTTGGAATGGGAACTTAGGTACCAAATTTTGTTGGGGGCAGCACAAGGCCTCGCTTATTTACACCATGATTGTGCCCCTCCAATTGTTCACAGGGACATCAAGGCCAACAACATCCTAATTGGTCTTGAATTTGAGCCTTATATTGCTGATTTTGGCCTAGCCAAGCTTGTTGAGGATGGAGACTTTGCTCGGTCTTCCAATACTGTTGCTGGCTCTTATGGATACATTGCTCCTGGTGAGTTACTATTTCCATTTTCAACATAGTTGTAGATACGTTTGTTTCCATGTTTATTATAGTCTCTGCAAACAGCAATATGAGATTTCCAGCAATTTACACAATGGCTGATTTAGCAAGCCCTCTAAATACAACAATGTAATAACATATTGGCAATCTTcaactaactttaatgtttctttttcagaatatgGATACATGATGAAGATCACCGAAAAGAGTGACGTTTACAGCTTCGGCGTAGTGGTCTTGGAGGTCTTGACAGGAAAGCAACCAATCGATCCAACAATACCGGAAGGGATCCATCTAGTGGATTGGGTTAGACAAAAAGAGGAGGAATTGAGGTCCTAGATCCAAGCCTCCTATCTAGACCAGAATCAGATATAGAGGAAATGATGCAAGCATTAGGCATAGCCATATTATGCGTAAACTCCTCCCCTGATGAAAGACCAACCATGAAAGATGTGGCGGCAATGTTCAAGGAAATTAAACATGAAAGAGAGGAATATGCAAAGGTGGATGCCCTCCTGATCAAGGGTTCTCCAGTAAGCAATGTTCAAGAAAATAAGAACTCTAGTGGTGTTCCAGCCACTTCATCATCAAGACCTGCTATGCAAAGCTTGCTGTCTAAAAGCAATAACACTAGCTTTTCTGCCTCCTCACTACTTTACTCATCTTCCTCCGGTgccaaaatttaatttcaaaagatGAACTATATAGTTTGTAGCTAAACAGAGGGGTGCTTGTGGCTTgtgattttcttcattttcaaaactCTTTGTTTTATCAATGTAAAGAGAACAAGATTGATATTTATTAATGCATATAGAGCCAACGATAGGAAATTCGCTTTCTCCAATATTCTTAAATACATGCAGAACAACTCCTTTCTTCCAATTTCCAGGTTCCAATTATTCACCACACACAAAAAGCCTACATTACTCGAGTTGGGTTCAGAGACTGGGGGCATTAACCAAGACTAGTGTTTGCATACAGTCACAGTATCATAGTACTActcatctaataattttatttgaaaacctttacatcacacaccatctatgtaatataatttgatttaaaagataaattttaaaatttgaatctcgcagatcaaattatgttatgtgAATAGTATGTAGCTTAAAGGCATTAAAATAGCACTACTATGTGAAAATGTGTTTCGTTCTCTTTTCTCGCTTTTCTGAGCTGATATCAGGACATCCAGGGTCTGAGTATGTTTGGTCAATTCATTGAGGctgatggattggtgctacttTTTATATCCATTCGATGACTGAAGCATTCTCTAGCATGGAAAGAATCTAGTAAGAAGTTGAGGAAAAGTCGTTATCTAGGAAAGACTGAAGGATCTTGTCAATAATGATTTAAACCTGTAAATTTCCGTTGGGTGCATGGGACCAAAACATGAGTTGGGGTTAGTTTTTGATTCCCTGCATGTGTGTTTCACTATATTGGGTGTCTGTCTGTGGATTGAGTTTCCACTTTCTCATTGCCCAGTTTGCAGACAGCATGAAAGAATTGATTCCGAGTTTGGTCACTTGGTGTACCTTTCCAAAGGTCTTAGACTGCTGTGCTGCTTTGTCTGTCTGTGGCATAGCCTATTAGGACtgcattttcactttttcagtAATCAAAGTTAGAGAGATCAGAAAAAGCTTTGACCCAACAGATGATTGATTTTGCTCTGAGTGGGTATGCTTGGTGTCTCAACAATagtccccatttttttttttacgtaataattaagtaattatcttttaatattgtgatttttttaaaatgtttaagggattacaaaaatacataaaaaaaaaagccaaatgACCTTTTCGGTAACTTTTCTCGTGCGTGGATGTTGGGTGTAGATCCATCAAATAATTGAGTTTCTAGATCTGGAGAGAGATAAGATTTAAAAGTTGCCTTCTTTATTTTTACAAGGTAGTATTGGAAGTTTCAATCTTAATGGCATGAATAGTTGCTTGTCATTGATGATGATAATCGTATAGCTTGAAATATTTTACTTCCACGCTCTTTTGTTTTCTAGTGATATAATCTTAAGATAAATGC
Above is a genomic segment from Juglans microcarpa x Juglans regia isolate MS1-56 chromosome 1D, Jm3101_v1.0, whole genome shotgun sequence containing:
- the LOC121257138 gene encoding LOW QUALITY PROTEIN: LRR receptor-like serine/threonine-protein kinase RGI1 (The sequence of the model RefSeq protein was modified relative to this genomic sequence to represent the inferred CDS: inserted 1 base in 1 codon), translated to MSSMPSSRQSFFSSFYNPSSSSSTFFFFLFLIALLYTPASTANHEASILFSWLHSSTSPPPSSFSNWNILDTNPCNWTSITCSPQGLVTEISIHSVQLELPLPSNLSSFRALHKLVISDANLTGTVPAEIGDCIGLETIDLGSNSLFGSIPPSIGNLQNLEDLILNSNKLTGKIPVELCSCTRLKNLLLFDNLLGGSIPSEIGRLSSLEILRTGGNKDVTGKIPDELGDCSNLTVLGLADTRISGSLPASLGGLSKLQTLSIYTTMVSGEIPSEIGNCSELVNLFLYENSLSGSIPPELGKLKKLEQLMLWQNSLVGVIPEEIGNCSSLKMIDISLNSLSGTIPLTLGGLSELQDFMISNNNVSGFIPSNLSNATNLLQLQFDTNQISGLIPPELGMLSNLTVFFAWDNQLEGSIPSTLDSCRNLEALDLSHNALTGSIPPGLFQLQNLTKLLLISNDISGSIPPEIGNCSSLVRLRLGSNRIAGGIPNTIGNLRRLNFLDLAGNRLSGSVPDEIGSCTELQMIDLSNNILEGPTPNSFSSLSGLQVLDISSNKISGQIPASFGRLVSLNKLILSRNSFSGLIPPSLGLCSSLQLLDLSNNELTGGIPTELGRIEALEIALNLSYNGLTGPIPTQISALNKLSILDLSHNKLEGDLNPLSGLVNLVSLNISYNNFTGYLPDNKLFRQLSLMDLAGNQGLCSSRHDSCFLGDVGRTGLARNEDDLRRSRKLKLAIALLITLTVAMLVMGMTAVIRARRSIRNDDDSELGDLWPWQFTPFQKLSFSVDQVLRCLIDANVIGKGCSGVVYRADMDNGEVIAVKKLWPSTTAGADDCNDDKCGVRDSFSAEVKTLGSIRHKNIVRFLGCCWNRNTRLLMYDYMPNGSLGSLLHERTGNALEWELRYQILLGAAQGLAYLHHDCAPPIVHRDIKANNILIGLEFEPYIADFGLAKLVEDGDFARSSNTVAGSYGYIAPEYGYMMKITEKSDVYSFGVVVLEVLTGKQPIDPTIPEGIHLVDWVRXKRGGIEVLDPSLLSRPESDIEEMMQALGIAILCVNSSPDERPTMKDVAAMFKEIKHEREEYAKVDALLIKGSPVSNVQENKNSSGVPATSSSRPAMQSLLSKSNNTSFSASSLLYSSSSGAKI